A stretch of Rhododendron vialii isolate Sample 1 chromosome 4a, ASM3025357v1 DNA encodes these proteins:
- the LOC131323131 gene encoding putative serine/threonine-protein kinase isoform X2, with the protein MAALFLNCENPKITIKQSPSTNTTYCFQPWIATSNVRLFSYNSLRSATRDFHPSNRIGGGGFGVVYRGVLRDGTHAAIKCLSTESKQGTTEFLTEVNMISTIRHPNLVELIGCCVEGSHRILVYEYLENNSLANALLGSKGKCVALDWPIRAAICLGTASGIAFLHEEAEPHIVHRDVKASNILLDGSFLPKIGDFGLAKLFPDNVTHISTRVAGTVGYLAPEYALLGQLTKKADVYSFGVLVLEVISGRSSSKAAFGEDLLVLVEWTWKLREEGRLLDIVDPELGEYPEKEVMRFIKVALFCTQAASHQRPDMKQVVVMLSKEVNLNEKLLTEPGVYRSRTSRTLVGGSSVESSSSGNKGKQLVNPSVTSIHSEIYDQSETQMLPR; encoded by the exons ATGGCCGCGCTTTTTCTCAATTGTGAAAATCCCAAAATCACGATCAAGCAATCCCCATCTACTAAT actacttacTGTTTCCAGCCGTGG ATTGCCACCAGCAATGTGAGGCTTTTTTCCTATAATTCACTGAGATCTGCGACAAGGGACTTCCATCCATCAAACAGAATAGGTGGAGGTGGTTTTGGAGTTGTCTATAGG GGAGTTTTAAGGGATGGCACTCATGCAGCCATCAAGTGTCTTTCCACTGAATCGAAGCAAGGGACCACTGAATTTTTGACTGAGGTTAATATGATTTCAACCATCCGACATCCTAACCTTGTTGAACTGATTGGCTGTTGTGTGGAAGGAAGTCATCGGATATTGGTCTACGAATATCTTGAGAACAACAGCCTTGCAAATGCACTACTTG GTTCAAAAGGTAAATGTGTTGCTCTCGATTGGCCTATCAGGGCTGCTATTTGTTTGGGTACAGCTTCTGGTATTGCATTTCTTCATGAAGAGGCTGAACCACACATTGTCCACCGCGATGTAAAGGCCAGCAATATACTCCTAGATGGAAGCTTCCTTCCAAAAATAGGAGATTTTGGACTGGCAAAGCTTTTTCCCGACAACGTCACTCATATTAGTACTCGAGTGGCAGGAACAGT GGGATACCTAGCTCCCGAGTATGCCTTGTTAGGACAGCTTACGAAAAAAGCAGATGTATACAGTTTTGGGGTACTCGTACTTGAAGTAATAAGTGGCAGAAGTAGTAGTAAGGCAGCATTCGGGGAGGATCTGTTGGTTCTGGTTGAATGG ACATGGAAGTTGAGAGAAGAAGGGAGGCTTCTAGACATTGTTGATCCTGAACTGGGTGAATACCCAGAAAAGGAGGTAATGAGGTTCATCAAAGTTGCGCTTTTCTGCACCCAAGCTGCTTCCCACCAAAGACCAGACATGAAGCAAGTGGTGGTGATGCTTTCGAAAGAGGTCAACCTAAATGAGAAGTTACTGACTGAGCCAGGGGTGTATAGGTCACGTACTTCTCGGACCCTAGTTGGTGGTAGTTCGGTGGAGTCCTCATCTTCCGGAAACAAAGGCAAGCAATTGGTAAATCCTTCTGTAACTTCAATTCATTCGGAAATATATGATCAAAGTGAGACACAGATGCTTCCTAGGTGA
- the LOC131323131 gene encoding putative serine/threonine-protein kinase isoform X1, which yields MAALFLNCENPKITIKQSPSTNTTSCCRAKKKKNYLLFPAVEIATSNVRLFSYNSLRSATRDFHPSNRIGGGGFGVVYRGVLRDGTHAAIKCLSTESKQGTTEFLTEVNMISTIRHPNLVELIGCCVEGSHRILVYEYLENNSLANALLGSKGKCVALDWPIRAAICLGTASGIAFLHEEAEPHIVHRDVKASNILLDGSFLPKIGDFGLAKLFPDNVTHISTRVAGTVGYLAPEYALLGQLTKKADVYSFGVLVLEVISGRSSSKAAFGEDLLVLVEWTWKLREEGRLLDIVDPELGEYPEKEVMRFIKVALFCTQAASHQRPDMKQVVVMLSKEVNLNEKLLTEPGVYRSRTSRTLVGGSSVESSSSGNKGKQLVNPSVTSIHSEIYDQSETQMLPR from the exons ATGGCCGCGCTTTTTCTCAATTGTGAAAATCCCAAAATCACGATCAAGCAATCCCCATCTACTAATACTACTTCCtgttgccgagcaaaaaaaaaaaaaaactacttacTGTTTCCAGCCGTGG AGATTGCCACCAGCAATGTGAGGCTTTTTTCCTATAATTCACTGAGATCTGCGACAAGGGACTTCCATCCATCAAACAGAATAGGTGGAGGTGGTTTTGGAGTTGTCTATAGG GGAGTTTTAAGGGATGGCACTCATGCAGCCATCAAGTGTCTTTCCACTGAATCGAAGCAAGGGACCACTGAATTTTTGACTGAGGTTAATATGATTTCAACCATCCGACATCCTAACCTTGTTGAACTGATTGGCTGTTGTGTGGAAGGAAGTCATCGGATATTGGTCTACGAATATCTTGAGAACAACAGCCTTGCAAATGCACTACTTG GTTCAAAAGGTAAATGTGTTGCTCTCGATTGGCCTATCAGGGCTGCTATTTGTTTGGGTACAGCTTCTGGTATTGCATTTCTTCATGAAGAGGCTGAACCACACATTGTCCACCGCGATGTAAAGGCCAGCAATATACTCCTAGATGGAAGCTTCCTTCCAAAAATAGGAGATTTTGGACTGGCAAAGCTTTTTCCCGACAACGTCACTCATATTAGTACTCGAGTGGCAGGAACAGT GGGATACCTAGCTCCCGAGTATGCCTTGTTAGGACAGCTTACGAAAAAAGCAGATGTATACAGTTTTGGGGTACTCGTACTTGAAGTAATAAGTGGCAGAAGTAGTAGTAAGGCAGCATTCGGGGAGGATCTGTTGGTTCTGGTTGAATGG ACATGGAAGTTGAGAGAAGAAGGGAGGCTTCTAGACATTGTTGATCCTGAACTGGGTGAATACCCAGAAAAGGAGGTAATGAGGTTCATCAAAGTTGCGCTTTTCTGCACCCAAGCTGCTTCCCACCAAAGACCAGACATGAAGCAAGTGGTGGTGATGCTTTCGAAAGAGGTCAACCTAAATGAGAAGTTACTGACTGAGCCAGGGGTGTATAGGTCACGTACTTCTCGGACCCTAGTTGGTGGTAGTTCGGTGGAGTCCTCATCTTCCGGAAACAAAGGCAAGCAATTGGTAAATCCTTCTGTAACTTCAATTCATTCGGAAATATATGATCAAAGTGAGACACAGATGCTTCCTAGGTGA
- the LOC131323131 gene encoding cold-responsive protein kinase 1-like isoform X3 codes for MSFSCFGAFSLCKQKTETQTQEIATSNVRLFSYNSLRSATRDFHPSNRIGGGGFGVVYRGVLRDGTHAAIKCLSTESKQGTTEFLTEVNMISTIRHPNLVELIGCCVEGSHRILVYEYLENNSLANALLGSKGKCVALDWPIRAAICLGTASGIAFLHEEAEPHIVHRDVKASNILLDGSFLPKIGDFGLAKLFPDNVTHISTRVAGTVGYLAPEYALLGQLTKKADVYSFGVLVLEVISGRSSSKAAFGEDLLVLVEWTWKLREEGRLLDIVDPELGEYPEKEVMRFIKVALFCTQAASHQRPDMKQVVVMLSKEVNLNEKLLTEPGVYRSRTSRTLVGGSSVESSSSGNKGKQLVNPSVTSIHSEIYDQSETQMLPR; via the exons ATGAGTTTCAGTTGCTTTGGCGCATTCAGTTTGTGTAAACAGAAGACTGAGACGCAAACACAAG AGATTGCCACCAGCAATGTGAGGCTTTTTTCCTATAATTCACTGAGATCTGCGACAAGGGACTTCCATCCATCAAACAGAATAGGTGGAGGTGGTTTTGGAGTTGTCTATAGG GGAGTTTTAAGGGATGGCACTCATGCAGCCATCAAGTGTCTTTCCACTGAATCGAAGCAAGGGACCACTGAATTTTTGACTGAGGTTAATATGATTTCAACCATCCGACATCCTAACCTTGTTGAACTGATTGGCTGTTGTGTGGAAGGAAGTCATCGGATATTGGTCTACGAATATCTTGAGAACAACAGCCTTGCAAATGCACTACTTG GTTCAAAAGGTAAATGTGTTGCTCTCGATTGGCCTATCAGGGCTGCTATTTGTTTGGGTACAGCTTCTGGTATTGCATTTCTTCATGAAGAGGCTGAACCACACATTGTCCACCGCGATGTAAAGGCCAGCAATATACTCCTAGATGGAAGCTTCCTTCCAAAAATAGGAGATTTTGGACTGGCAAAGCTTTTTCCCGACAACGTCACTCATATTAGTACTCGAGTGGCAGGAACAGT GGGATACCTAGCTCCCGAGTATGCCTTGTTAGGACAGCTTACGAAAAAAGCAGATGTATACAGTTTTGGGGTACTCGTACTTGAAGTAATAAGTGGCAGAAGTAGTAGTAAGGCAGCATTCGGGGAGGATCTGTTGGTTCTGGTTGAATGG ACATGGAAGTTGAGAGAAGAAGGGAGGCTTCTAGACATTGTTGATCCTGAACTGGGTGAATACCCAGAAAAGGAGGTAATGAGGTTCATCAAAGTTGCGCTTTTCTGCACCCAAGCTGCTTCCCACCAAAGACCAGACATGAAGCAAGTGGTGGTGATGCTTTCGAAAGAGGTCAACCTAAATGAGAAGTTACTGACTGAGCCAGGGGTGTATAGGTCACGTACTTCTCGGACCCTAGTTGGTGGTAGTTCGGTGGAGTCCTCATCTTCCGGAAACAAAGGCAAGCAATTGGTAAATCCTTCTGTAACTTCAATTCATTCGGAAATATATGATCAAAGTGAGACACAGATGCTTCCTAGGTGA
- the LOC131323131 gene encoding cold-responsive protein kinase 1-like isoform X4, which translates to MSLIATSNVRLFSYNSLRSATRDFHPSNRIGGGGFGVVYRGVLRDGTHAAIKCLSTESKQGTTEFLTEVNMISTIRHPNLVELIGCCVEGSHRILVYEYLENNSLANALLGSKGKCVALDWPIRAAICLGTASGIAFLHEEAEPHIVHRDVKASNILLDGSFLPKIGDFGLAKLFPDNVTHISTRVAGTVGYLAPEYALLGQLTKKADVYSFGVLVLEVISGRSSSKAAFGEDLLVLVEWTWKLREEGRLLDIVDPELGEYPEKEVMRFIKVALFCTQAASHQRPDMKQVVVMLSKEVNLNEKLLTEPGVYRSRTSRTLVGGSSVESSSSGNKGKQLVNPSVTSIHSEIYDQSETQMLPR; encoded by the exons ATGTCTCTG ATTGCCACCAGCAATGTGAGGCTTTTTTCCTATAATTCACTGAGATCTGCGACAAGGGACTTCCATCCATCAAACAGAATAGGTGGAGGTGGTTTTGGAGTTGTCTATAGG GGAGTTTTAAGGGATGGCACTCATGCAGCCATCAAGTGTCTTTCCACTGAATCGAAGCAAGGGACCACTGAATTTTTGACTGAGGTTAATATGATTTCAACCATCCGACATCCTAACCTTGTTGAACTGATTGGCTGTTGTGTGGAAGGAAGTCATCGGATATTGGTCTACGAATATCTTGAGAACAACAGCCTTGCAAATGCACTACTTG GTTCAAAAGGTAAATGTGTTGCTCTCGATTGGCCTATCAGGGCTGCTATTTGTTTGGGTACAGCTTCTGGTATTGCATTTCTTCATGAAGAGGCTGAACCACACATTGTCCACCGCGATGTAAAGGCCAGCAATATACTCCTAGATGGAAGCTTCCTTCCAAAAATAGGAGATTTTGGACTGGCAAAGCTTTTTCCCGACAACGTCACTCATATTAGTACTCGAGTGGCAGGAACAGT GGGATACCTAGCTCCCGAGTATGCCTTGTTAGGACAGCTTACGAAAAAAGCAGATGTATACAGTTTTGGGGTACTCGTACTTGAAGTAATAAGTGGCAGAAGTAGTAGTAAGGCAGCATTCGGGGAGGATCTGTTGGTTCTGGTTGAATGG ACATGGAAGTTGAGAGAAGAAGGGAGGCTTCTAGACATTGTTGATCCTGAACTGGGTGAATACCCAGAAAAGGAGGTAATGAGGTTCATCAAAGTTGCGCTTTTCTGCACCCAAGCTGCTTCCCACCAAAGACCAGACATGAAGCAAGTGGTGGTGATGCTTTCGAAAGAGGTCAACCTAAATGAGAAGTTACTGACTGAGCCAGGGGTGTATAGGTCACGTACTTCTCGGACCCTAGTTGGTGGTAGTTCGGTGGAGTCCTCATCTTCCGGAAACAAAGGCAAGCAATTGGTAAATCCTTCTGTAACTTCAATTCATTCGGAAATATATGATCAAAGTGAGACACAGATGCTTCCTAGGTGA